One segment of Sander vitreus isolate 19-12246 chromosome 20, sanVit1, whole genome shotgun sequence DNA contains the following:
- the LOC144535678 gene encoding obg-like ATPase 1, which yields MPPKKTEAPKQPTLIGRFGTSLKIGIVGLPNVGKSTFFNVLTKSQASAENFPFCTIDPNESRVPVPDERFDFLCQYHKPASKVPAFLNIVDIAGLVKGAHSGQGLGNAFLSHISACDGIFHMTRAFDDEDIIHVEGNVDPVRDIEIIHEELRLKDEEMIAPILDKLEKTAVRGGDKKLKPEYDIMLKVKHWIEEEKKHVRFYHDWNDKEIEVLNKYLFLTSKPMIYLVNLSEKDYIRKKNKWLAKIKEWVDAHDPGALVIPVSGALESKLQDMEEEEKKKYCEEMKTQSVMTKIIKTGYAALQLEYFFTAGPDEVRAWTIRNGTKAPQAAGKIHTDFEKGFIMAEVMKYNDFKEEGSENAAKAAGKYRQQGRNYVVEDGDIIFFKFNTPNAPKKKP from the exons ATGCCTCCCAAAAAGACAGAAGCTCCCAAACAGCCTACATTAATTGGACGATTTGGAACCTCTCTGAAAATTGGAATTGTGGGATTACCTAATGTTGG GAAATCCACCTTTTTTAATGTGCTGACCAAAAGCCAAGCTTCTGCAGAGAACTTCCCTTTCTGCACAATTGACCCAAATGAGAGCAGGGTACCTGTTCCTGATGAGCGATTTGATTTCCTCTGCCAATACCACAAAccagccag TAAGGTTCCAGCTTTTCTAAACATCGTGGACATTGCTGGTCTGGTGAAGGGAGCTCACTCAGGACAGGGACTTGGCAACGCCTTTCTCTCCCACATCAGTGCCTGTGACGGCATCTTCCACATGACTC GTGCGTTTGATGATGAGGATATTATCCACGTGGAGGGTAACGTTGACCCAGTGAGGGACATTGAGATCATCCACGAGGAGCTGCGACTAAAGGACGAGGAAATGATTGCTCCAATCCTTGACAAACTGGAGAAAACTGCCGTCAGAGGAGgtgacaaaaaactaaaacctgaataT GATATCATGTTAAAGGTGAAACATTGgatagaggaggagaagaaacacGTCAGATTTTACCATGACTGGAACGACAAAGAG ATTGAGGTGTTAAACAAATACCTGTTTCTGACATCCAAGCCCATGATCTACCTGGTCAATCTCTCAGAGAAGGATTACATCAGAAAAAAGAACAAGTG GTTGGCGAAAATCAAGGAGTGGGTAGATGCTCATGACCCCGGTGCTCTGGTCATTCCCGTGAGTGGAGCTCTTGAGTCTAAACTGCAGgacatggaggaggaggagaagaaaaagtaCTGCGAGGAAATGAAGACACAGAG tGTTATGACCAAAATAATCAAGACCGGCTACGCAGCACTACAGCTGGAATACTTCTTCACAGCCGGACCAGATGAGGTGCGGGCGTGGACCATCAGG AACGGTACCAAGGCTCCTCAAGCTGCAGGAAAGATCCACACTGACTTTGAGAAAGGCTTCATCATGGCCGAGGTCATGAAGTACAATGACTTCAAAGAGGAGGGCAGTGAAAATGCAGCCAAG GCTGCTGGAAAATACAGGCAACAGGGCAGGAACTACGTGGTGGAGGACGGCGACATTATCTTTTTCAAATTCAACACACCCAATGCACCTAAAAAGAAACCATAA